The DNA window ttaaaaatacattgtatgcaacaaatcttcgcagaatatcaagattgtttacccaaaatattaaaattacatcATGAGCAGGTCTCATACaatatttgttgcatacaatgtatttttaatattcaagtaaacaatgtaaccatttttataaaaaaaattactttgttCTAACCCCTCGATTATAAAAATAACTGAGGGGTTAGAGTTTTTTTAAATTGTTACATTGTTTACCATAATCACTATTGATTTCTGGAACTTAATTGGTCTCGTGATACCATATATTGGTGTTATCAAACACGACATAATGTAAAAGATAATTAAGAGAGTAAGATAGAGAGAATACTGGAGGAAAGAAAGATATTATTGATTATTGAGTAAAAAAAagcctaagagtgtgtttggatggagcattttaatgagggaatgtaatgttttgagggaatttaaaatgatttgaccaaaatccattgtttggatacaaaaatgaagaattgttaaaatgatagaaatttatggagtatttcatctaagttaaatttaattattttgaaatgacaccaaaaaccaaagaatttgaaattcctctcatgttccatagaatgtatttgttattattatttcttcaaattttacaaattggtcctcttattttccaaaattataaaattgaccccaaaaatttttaaaaaattgcaaattggtccttaataatttttaaaatttacaatttggtccttcaaatttttaaaaattgcaatttggtccctacttttcaattttttaatttggtccaaaaaatttatattttataaaaaaatgacccaaaaaatctaacaatgaattaccttaatacttcatccaaacaaaataatttaaaatgaatggattttcaattgaatcatttttaaaaatttgaaggaccaaattgtaaattttaaaaattattaaggaccaatttgcaattttttaaaaatttttggggtcaattttataattttggaaaataagaggaccaatttgtaaaatttgaagaaataataataacaaatacattctatggaacatgagaggaatttcaaattctttggtttttggtgtcatttcaaaataattaaatttaacttagatgaaatactccataaatttctatcattttaacaattcttcatttttgtatccaaacaatggattttggtcaaatcattttaaattccctcaaaacattacattccctcattaaaatgctccatccaaacacactctaaaggaATTGTTGCAAAACTTCAAAAGTAGTTACTATTTATAGATGGAGTAACTAACTATATAATTAGTTTGAATTAAAACACAACCGTTCAAATATATtaatcatttaatatattttaaaagtaaaaaaaaaaaatataatagaaatagGAGGGAGTATTTATGTGAGATgataattcaataaaaaaatcccAACCGATGATACATTAGACAACACGAAACATGTCAAAATATATGAGTCATGTCATAGAGGTCTATTCTTATTTCTTCCTCATAAGCTAGTAGGTGGGTCCACCGCGACATAAGAAGACAGGAAATATCATTCCTAGATTCATATTTGCCATTAAGATTTTCACTCATCAGAATATTAGTACCCTCTCCGTTTCATAAAAGTATTACATTTGCATTTTTCTTCGTCCGTTTGAAAATAATCATTCTCTTactatattatttcttttttccaacactatatAATACTcattgaaatgatttaaaactAGAATAATTATGTTATTATATTCTCTATTATTTATCATTTCTTATCATttgtaaaaattgtttttttacactttttttctattttaaaataatatttttttaaatactaacaaaatatttattatttgttttacttCTGTGCCTATGTTTATTgactttcattttatttatttttttctccatccttaatgataaaatatttaaaataaatttaaattttaaaatattaaatttattaattaattatataactttacaaatttatctttaaaagaaaaaaaatttaatatctgTATAATTATATTTAGTGTAGATTGTAGGAGAAAATGTAACACAATTAGTGTATATataagtaaaaaatatttaaattatttaaaaatttaaaaatagccttatataaaggaaaaataacaatttcaaaaaattagtaaaaagtattttgtttatttataaatataaaaaacttatttatattaatacaataatataaatatattaaataaatattctcTTTAAAAATTGAATCTTTGATTAACATTTTAAACTTATTTAACTAAAATGTAAGAGATTATATATTTAAagacaatattaaaaaattaaaataaaatattttaattttgttgttttaaatTAGATTAAGTACTTgttaaacaattaattaatttaaattatttttaaaaataaatcaaataatattattaaagttTAGTCTAATTGATCTTTACAAATCAATTATGTAAAAATGTGTAAAGTCAAACTCTAAAATATTtcgtaaaattaaattaaatccaaTCATATTTCTTACatattaagaataaaattattttctaatcTATATTTTTAACTCGTCTGGTGtcatgaaaaaatattttatttgagttAATGAGATTTTAGGTACTGCATCATCATAAAATCATAGCAGTCTATCATTATGATTATGGTTGCGTTTGCACCCACCAAAGGGACTACACGTCCGTATCAATCACGATGCTGCCTCGTGTAGGATTTTCACACGATCATTTCTAGTCAAGTTGCATTCCACTCCCATCTGCCAAATCACGTGGACTAATCCGTAGAATTTCCATGTCCATAATAATTCATTTCTCAAATCGATATAAAAGTGGATGTGAAAAGGAGAACCAACATTGCACACATTTATAACTTTTCTGCTTCTATCAAACAAAAATTGAAAGGGACAAACTGAACAAAAATAAATAGTATAATAATTTTACtctcattttttatatttaaattatactcttatttttttaaaaaaattatattgaagtatcaatcgttttataatatttttgttatatcttttaaattttaattttttttaaaatttttaaaatttattatttttatattactaataataaatgatgatttaatcatttataatttctctttttaacataattttgataatattttttaatatgtgtgaaatttataaaaaaaatgtgtcTCATGATCTCGCTTTTCAAATGTTTATTAGAACAAAttttctaataaataaataatgatatttattcattataattttataaatgatATTAAATAATGACtcgtttattttttaaatatatgttgGATTATGGAATAAGAAAATacgtaaaataattatattataaattgtcTTAATTTATTATTCGATGAAACAAtaatatatcaaaaaaaaatcttttttgtcTTTATAATTAAAACTATGATGATTGAGATGACGATAAATTGTTGGTCTAGAGTTCAATTTTGAACGtcatcatttttttatatatatttatgtattaatataaacaaattgtTATTAGTTATAAaatcaacaattttttaaaaattaataaattgtcTAAACATGAATTTagttataaaacaatataatagaATAAGAAaacatttattgatttatttcttaaaattatgatattaaaaataaattagtctTCCTATTTTACTTTATTCACGGAATTATTctaatattttaaattcaaataattttggttcactttttaaatttttgctctcaaagttgatttttttttttaaatttatatcatGGCTTGTCAATTGACGTCTcattaaaaaaaatggaaaattggACATGTCATCAATTTTGAATACAAATATGTgagagaataaaaaaattaaacaattttatatttaataatgttAACAAGTGAAAGATTAAGATCTTGGAGTGTACTCTTCTTAAGAACACCGAGTTTTGACATTGGTAACAATTTTTGTATATGATCAATCTATTGAAAATTTTGCTCCGACTTTAGTTAAGATTACTAAGAGCATCCACATCTATAATACTCAACAAAGTTCTTTAAATAGATTatacataattttttatattattttacacTTTATTTAAACAACTCAACAATATttcttaagggtgtgtttggttcgaggtaaatggaggggaggggagggaatgtttataataaaatgtgtttggttcaatttttaggaggggagaggaggggaggggaggggagcaaaatccctccaaatcacactttttgcgttcccccgaatcggggggattcggaggggagggaagggaatATGACGgttgatatttaataaattaatatatttactaaaataccctcaattttattttattatttcaaaattattattttatttcgtcTGCTTCTTGTTTTTTTCTCTATTGCttatatcaatttattataattattttttacatttaaattattatttttatttaatataaattataatcactacaatttttaattttttattataatttttacttttatgtttatttatatttattgtttttctaattttattatatattctattttatatatatatatatatatatatatatatatatatatatatatatatatatatatatatatatatatatatatatatatatatatatatatatatatatatatatatatatatatatagcgataagttattttatgtattcaaaagttgttatcaacagaTAGATAATTTTGCGCCGAAAGTTATAATACGTATCaagtgtatttaatttttttaacgttatgtggtaagttataaatttttaatcactcgatattacaaatattatttccacaaaattatttatgaaattttcacctttgaatatcatatcagttatataaaatcatagggataaaaatgtaaactattaataaaacccctcccctcccctcgtgaaccaaacatatttttaaccaaaatccctcccctcccctcgtttgaaccaaacatacatataattaataaaaatccctcccctttcctcccctccccttccctccattaaaatccctcccctcccctcccccacatttgaaccaaacagaccctaaatcTCCATACAacacataaaaaaatttattggacCCACAGTatatttgttaaattaattatggcAATTTTTTGTCCAATTAAATTGAAGAGGAACGTGGTTTAGTAGATTAACGTTACTGAGTTAAAGAATGACATTTATCGTCAAATATCCATCAAACACTGACACAGTATCTTTGGTAAATGTGAAAACACACTTGAAAGAATCCGATATTCATGCTCTAATAAACAAAGGAATTGATCTTCAGATCGATCCCAAACCGTATAccgaatttctaaaaaaaaaaattaatgtcaatGAATTTTTTAAGAAATGATCAAATTCCTTTTTTAATTGTCATTTTtcatgatttattattattaaaatatttcaaaaacaaCTTAAATAAGAGTATGTTTGATAAAAATAGCGGTTGGCTGATAAACTAATTGATGACTTATGACTGATGGCCGGTAGTTTATAgcagatggttgagactgattGTTGATAAACTAATTgaagtatttaataaaattatcggTTCAACTAACTTATGAATGTAAAATGACACTAAAGACATTAATAGataataatttcatttttaattaaaataaattataaaatataaaagtggatttttgttaaaataataaagataaaaaaggaagaacatatgataagctataagataaaacgctatttgaaatagtgtctgaaaaataagttataagctagcaaaataaactataaactcaTAATGAAAAAATGTTATCAAATAGGTCTAAATTATCATTTGAACTTATAAGTAATAAGTTATAAACTCTAAAATTTGTCTTATCAAACAGACTCTAAATGTAATTGTTTTCTTAGGCTTGTTTGCTTATAATAAAAAGTGATATCTTTTTTACTGTCTTGTTTCAGATTTATTGGTTAAATCATCTTCCCAAGTAAAGTAACCTTAAGGATTTGGAGTTGGTGGCTTGTGGTGATGATGGCATAATACTTTAGTCCTTGTGTTGTTCTATTAAAAGCATCACTTTCACTATATAGGTTCACAATCAAAGAGTTGGAATTGGTTGGATTTTATGGAGCACCATGTGAAGTAGAATTAGTTATGTATATTCTTGACAATACAATtgaattccaaaaaaaataagggttaatacctattttcacccctgctatatagggttggtttgaaaaattccCTGCAAAAAaataaagttgcaagaattcccttaacaattgaagattctctcgttttaaaccttgtaaattttttacttttaaaaccaaccttgccactaGAAGGACTCCATCATTTTGAACtctgtaaattattttttttagtaaaaccaaccttgtccgtcatattccagagggtttaaaatgacataatctacaagattataaGGTTTAAAATGACCGAATCTTCAAATgacaaggttggttttaaaaacaaattttttacaaggtttaaaacaagagaatcttcaaatgttaggggaattcttgcaactttttttttagcagggggatttttcaaaccaaccccatataacaggggtgaaaataggcatTAACCCAAAAAATAACTATTGATACAAGGTTACCCACCAATCCAGAATTGAGGCCATTTAGGACCATTCTATTAGAGTTGAGTTGATCAAGTAACAATTGAAACTACTCTCTagttgttgtaccccaaaatttgcccgatcaaatctacgtctgtgAAATCATCAAGGGTTAgaattaagagccatggggtttgacattcctattgtcaaacccgccctcttataaaacatcctgagaaatgaatggggtgcgattaacaggtgtttcaagggtttcatcatttgttaatattatttttcttttactaacatttgcatttttttttgaattattattagtaatttttattacttctaactattagtatttaatattattaattttattattaatattagtattaatattaggtgatattattattaatattatttaggattagtattatagaatttgtatatattaactattattattattattattattattattattattaattagtattagttattattatcatcagtaaatattattactaactattattattactactaattttaattattaagatgttttgttattattattattattatattatttattcaaattttcttttctcttgGTAAGTGATAGTCCAAGCCCACTAGCAACCCTAATAGAACAatatatattcttaaaatatggaCGAAGAAAAGGGATTGGCCGAAAAAAGGAGGAGAAACAGAGGCTGGTAAAAGAACACGTTCTTGGAAAAAAAACCTCCATCAAAGAATCGTGAACCAAGAGGGAATGGAGGATTAAGTTGCACCTGTTTCAGATCAAGTAAACGATTCCAATCGATTCCTCGTAGCCTCCTGGATATAAACCAATCTTCATCATTAACCGGAACGGGCAAAAACATCTCCTTGTGTTCATGTTTATGTCAAACATTTTCTTGAGTCCAAATTCTTGCATAAGTAAACTCTAAGTTGAATTTGAGTGTATAAACACGTTCATAATTCTGTTTACAAGTCATATGGATCACTTATTTTAGTTTTGTTGCAGTATTAAGAAATTTGCCATTGATAGGGTTTAGGAGCTTCAAATTGGGAATTTCAGTTtaaggcaaaattagacaaaattaaagAGATCATTAGATTCGGAAGAGTATTTAAACTTGATCTGGATTattatttgttgttatttgatgttaAATCGCAGGTTAAGAGGGGGAAGAAGGAGTCtgcgtttaaaaaaaaaaaggaagaagaactcTCACGAAGAAGACGAACAGGCTGGGCAAGATtctgattttcaaatttaattcgTTTGGTTGTATATATTATGCACATGGCGCATTTGTTAAACAACAAACGTGCGCGGTCGAGTTGGCAAAACGCTCTCAATGGCGAAGGGTAGAacaggggttcgaaccccacgCGTGACAATATTTTTACAATATGTTTCCTGATGGTTCCAGCGCCACAGCCTAGTGCATATGCATGATGCACCATCACTCTTCAGCCGTCTGATCTTTGCAGCTTTGGATCTAACATTCAGGAACCCGCAGGTACACCATAATCCCTCCAAGAGATGTAACACAGCATCATAACCAGGTTTtccatgtatttttttttatttatttaattattcaaattAGATGATAATTAACtatgtatttaattaatttgtttaaattaggaTTAAGATAATAAAATAGGATTAGGCTAATATTAGGATTTAGGAATCATATTTTCCTGATTATTTTGAttactcgattattcgagttaattaatttaattaattttaattattataaaatcacaatAAAACCTAAAggtaagtattagggtttgcccgatcccattaccATTCTGGCAAAAACATCAAACcttcaattaattctctcctcgacccgactaaatccattagtcgcaatagacgagagataaaaatatcgatctgagtaaccagcaatgcctattaatccgttagctatactgaccaaatctattggtcatcgcatctaacggtgacatattaaatcagggttgtacgcccaaaacttaaaagattcaaaacacttcaaatcaaactacggattttcatcctaattcaaaaccgcgaataggccactcaaaaagcctttaatcaatttcaaaccacaaattcaatcctaaggcgtacaatcctgtgcccgaactacgttgactctgattctccctaaggagatacgtaggcacttggataaccaaggcgagtccccctccctaaaatctcaattttcccctattcaattccttagctattaaccttaacttttagccataaaacttgacccttagattcaaagccaataggaaagggttgagggtgcctaaccccttccctcgacctgattataataacttaccccgatctctaaactacgtagggtttcctattcgcccttcagaataggtggcgactctaaaacataaatttttaaggcaggttgctacactagtTACAATCAAATTCCTAAATAACCAAAACTGAAATAGCCGATAAAAGACAATTAATTGGCAACCTTTTTATTGCAATCAAATACATATTTTGAAATGAAATCAACAGCTAAATTAAACGTCCTGCTTAAGCATTGCCCGGACTCTCATCGGAAGACCGTAAAGCCTGATAAAACCCACAGCATCAGCTTGATCATATATCTCACTACTCTCAAACGACGAGATATCTTTCCTATACAGGCTGAACGGACTCTTCCTACCTGTTACAGTAACAGAACCTTTGTACAATTTCAAAGTCACAGAACCTGTTGTGGTCTCTGTAATCTTCTGCATAAATGCGTCCATGGACTCACGGAGTGGATCAAACCATCTTCCAGCGTAAACCAGTTCTGTATATTTAAGGGCTAATGAATTTTTGACCAGTATTGTTTCTCGGTCAAGTGTCAAAAACTCCAACTCCCGTGCTGCAGCGAAAAGGATTGTTCCACCAGGAGTTTCATACACTCCGCGGCTCTTCATGCCTACAAGCCGATTCTCAACCATGTCAATGCGGCCAATTCCATGCCTTCCACCTATCTCATTGAGCTCAGTGAGTAAAGAAGCTGGCGAAAGCGTCTTCCCGTTGAGTGAAACAGGAAGTCCTGACTCGATACCAGTTTCCAAATATCTGCAAGACATAATGCACGGTTGAAAGAAATGTAAGGTACAACTTCCATAAATATCTGCATGGTCAACCACAAGAAGAAAGCTTACTCGGCCTGATCTGGAGCATCCTCCGGGTCTACGGAAATCATGTACATATCCTTTTGGGGCTCATTAGCCGTGTCTTCCAAAATATCACCCTTTAAGTCATAGATAGCGTATAGTCGTATATTAGGGAAACAGGAACATATTCAACACTATAACTAGAGAAAAATTGAGTAAACACAATGCATACCTCGTAGCTAAGATGCCATAGGTTCCTATCCCTGCTATATATGGATTTCTTTGTCACTGGAACAGGAACATTATGCTTTTTACTTTTTTGCATACTCAATGGCATCTTCTCTCCCTGTAATATCCCACTCCCTCCATGGGGCCACAATGTTTGGCTTGGGGTTCACCGCAAAGAAAGTGAGCTCAAATCGAAcctaaatgtttttaaaaaatgttagaaTAATATAATCGGCGTGACATAGTACTGAAGTTATAATAGTAAGACATGCCTGATCGTTTCCTTTCCCTGTACATCCATGAGCGACGGCATCGGCTCCAACTTCTTTGGCAACATCCACCATGGCCTACTAGTCAGCATCAATAACTATAACAATTATTTGAAGAATGCAAGAAACTGAATGTAACTATATGTGTCAGTGTCGTGTCTATGTCTGACActagatgtcataccccaaaatttgccttccatatttccATTTACAATGATGCAGAGTTCAAGGTTCAAGTTCCAAAGATCACTTACTCAAAAGTCCAGATGgtccatagtcaactggtttgacctaaaagtcaaccataatcagagcatagtcaaagcctcccaattttggtcaacatcaagtatgttaagtacaaccatcatttaagcaaagattgatcatgattccattaatagaaactcagagatgaacaaatacacaaaggttcaaattagggtttcttaggagaaagtcaacccaactttgactgggcataactttcacatggaacatcaaaaattccccactcaaagcctattttgaaggaaattggattctctacaactttgtctctcacaagccagggctagaaatgattcatttgagagatacagtgcaaaagattacaggtccttttcaggcatccttcaaaagcagttttttcccaagaaggatatgatcaagataaaagctccaaatggaaaatatattccaaagtggattgtagaggacctcttgaggtttccaaaaagtattagaactccctcatagcctaaaaattgagtgagatatgattgatcaaagttgggtgattttggaggactaaATAtggaaaaagaaggttcaaattgagaaactttgcaaatgggcctatggttttatgatacaaacttggtccacaagccattagcatgcccaaaatcatttgccacgaaaattagcattatatttgatttaatatgatttttatttcattttaatgatttaattgagattaaaaatcaaatattttgttaggaaatatattttgttgatttccaatcaatatttatgacaaaatacaatatattttcGTGACTAATTGATTGGGAGAGGTTAATACAAAATTGGACCAAAATAGAAGGTTTGGATAAaagatttaaaatcaattttctcaaaatatcaagattggattcaagaagcTTTTGGGCTATAAttcttaacctaattcactcttcTATAAGTAGTGAATAGAGGGCATAAGACTAGGGGACGCACAATTCTGATCAGAGGCATATCACAAGAACAAAAAATCTCACTCAAAACTAAGATTCGGATTTGAGGAATTGGGAACTCTCAAGAGCTTCTAAGGATTGCAAAAGGTTCCTCAAAGGTTTCTGAAGGTGTTGGGATTATTACTctgcttcagcacccccagaattcCTCCATACAAGCCAAGGTATGTCGTTTTCGATTTTGGATCGGGTAGAATAATTCATGCATCTTTATTGCAAATTAATTGTATATTCTGATTGTTCTCAATGTTGTGATCGTTTCTGGGCAAGAAATTTACTGTTTGTGTGGTTTTATCGTGGTTCTCCATTAGAGGCCGTTTTCGAGCTTTAGGGTTTTATTTGGGGTTTTCATGTAGAAGTAAAATTAGACCAAGATAAGTGTGTAGTTGAGTTCGTATAGGCTGGACGAAGCTTTCTGTACAGGTGCGAAAGATTTTTGGTCGAGCAAGGGCTAATCGCTATTTTACATGTCTAATAGCTACGAAATATTGCatagcaaaatcgtagcaaaaATTGTGGAGTATGTTGCAGGTTTTTGAGGAAGACGACGACGTGTCTTCACGTTACTGGTGTGTTTTGAATTGCGCGCGCGTTTCAAATGtttgtttctttgttttacataTCTTATATGGTGAGCGTTGGTTCAACACACATGTCCCATGGTTGAGTTGGCAAGCGAATGATCTGAAGCCTGGGGgcgtgggttcgatacccagctccCACCTATATTTTTTCTTGAATTCTGACTTTGATCCTGTGAGTGCGTGTGTATAGGGTACTTCATAAACCCTCCATATCCAACCATGGGATTCCCCACTCATCTTAGATCTACGTCCCAGATCTGATCCCTGTACCATGCACCATATGATTAGCCACACCGGATTTAAATCCTAATATActtaattaatttctattatttattttgtttaattaaaatatcttttaatatatattatgtaataattattttttttataaaagaaattattatgTGATACTTATATTAAAAGTTCTAATTCGTTGTTCGcgtcgattaaatcgattaatcgttatgggcaatgataattttaattaaaatatcatctaaataaattacgaatcaaattatattcgattaaatggttgcaatcatcttattgattgtgatgattaatcctcccttgttctaaatttaatttgttatcatttgtaatcgaatcaatcggttatgaggggtaacaatacaaaacaaaattcacaaaaaaataataaaatacaataatccgttattagtgataatcgaatcaatcgatttgaattggtaatggtgcaaaacccctaatcttttgactatggtgatcaaacccattgatcattgcggttaattgtgccaaatcagggttgtacgcccaaaccctaaaataattctaaaaaccattcaaacttcaaattcaaaaatacagatgtttatctacgataggctattcaaagccttcaaaccttcaaatcaaatttcaaaccttaagggcgtacaacccgtcccccgaactacgtagactctgatcctccctaaggaggtacgtaggcacttggcaacaaggcgagtccccttccctaaaatctcaatttttcccctattcacttccttagctataaaacccaaatattttagccataaactgttaccttagattaaaagccataggaaagggttgagggtgcctaacaccttccctcaacctaaatatagtatcttacactgatctcttaactgcgtaggtttcctattcgccttggtagaataggtggcgactctaaatattaatttttagggcaggttgctacagctggcgactctgctggggacaactatttcggtgaattactatgctcctataggttttaggttttggcagggtttaggt is part of the Vicia villosa cultivar HV-30 ecotype Madison, WI linkage group LG2, Vvil1.0, whole genome shotgun sequence genome and encodes:
- the LOC131650222 gene encoding argininosuccinate synthase, chloroplastic-like — its product is MVDVAKEVGADAVAHGCTGKGNDQGEKMPLSMQKSKKHNVPVPVTKKSIYSRDRNLWHLSYEGDILEDTANEPQKDMYMISVDPEDAPDQAEYLETGIESGLPVSLNGKTLSPASLLTELNEIGGRHGIGRIDMVENRLVGMKSRGVYETPGGTILFAAARELEFLTLDRETILVKNSLALKYTELVYAGRWFDPLRESMDAFMQKITETTTGSVTLKLYKGSVTVTGRKSPFSLYRKDISSFESSEIYDQADAVGFIRLYGLPMRVRAMLKQDV